The Bacillus sp. Y1 genome has a window encoding:
- a CDS encoding LysR family transcriptional regulator: METRQIQYFLEVAKREHVTEAADALHVAQSSVSRQIFNLEDELGVELFIREGRSVRLTPLGRIFYERMKQVWNMMEDAKREVEEYLNPEKGTVRIAFPISMAAHTLPSIIYAFRNRYPEAKFHMSNALYSDLIDGVVNGEYNLAMIAPMPHQEKEKKIKGDILFTENIVALIPLHHPLSDRESIRLRDLKDDSFCVLPEGFIFREQVVQACHDAGFTPKIAFEGKDIDALKGLVSAGLGVALMPEMTLVDNTPRSTVMIPLSDTSVTRTVGVIYPTQRKLLPTEALFYDFLLETFERLNEFKK; encoded by the coding sequence ATGGAAACAAGGCAAATTCAATATTTTCTAGAAGTGGCAAAAAGAGAGCATGTGACAGAAGCAGCAGATGCTTTGCATGTTGCTCAATCTTCCGTTAGCAGACAAATATTTAATTTAGAAGACGAATTAGGGGTCGAACTATTTATCCGAGAAGGTAGAAGTGTACGGTTAACCCCTTTAGGTAGAATCTTTTACGAACGGATGAAGCAAGTGTGGAACATGATGGAGGATGCAAAGCGAGAAGTAGAAGAATATCTTAATCCCGAAAAAGGAACCGTTCGAATTGCGTTTCCGATTAGCATGGCTGCTCATACCTTGCCTTCTATTATCTACGCGTTCCGGAACAGATACCCTGAAGCTAAGTTTCATATGAGCAATGCTCTTTATTCTGATTTAATCGATGGTGTCGTAAATGGGGAATATAACTTAGCCATGATCGCTCCCATGCCCCATCAGGAAAAGGAGAAAAAAATCAAAGGAGACATTCTTTTCACAGAAAATATCGTTGCCCTCATCCCTCTTCACCACCCATTATCGGACCGAGAGTCCATTCGCCTGCGTGACTTAAAGGATGACTCCTTCTGTGTCTTACCTGAAGGGTTTATCTTTCGCGAACAAGTGGTTCAAGCCTGTCATGATGCTGGCTTTACACCAAAAATTGCATTCGAAGGAAAGGATATAGATGCATTAAAAGGCTTAGTTTCGGCTGGATTAGGTGTCGCCTTGATGCCAGAAATGACATTGGTGGATAACACCCCGCGATCCACCGTTATGATCCCCTTGTCAGATACAAGTGTTACACGAACGGTCGGCGTAATCTACCCAACTCAACGGAAGCTGCTCCCTACCGAAGCTTTGTTTTATGATTTCCTACTTGAAACGTTTGAAAGATTGAATGAATTTAAAAAGTAG
- the gdhA gene encoding NADP-specific glutamate dehydrogenase, giving the protein MKVLEKVEESQMQMVKEYVNRLFTKVQKSNPNEGEFQQAVKEVLESLVPVLVKNPIYIKQAVLERMIEPERLISFRVPWVDDNGNVKVNRGYRVQFNSAIGPYKGGLRFHPSVNASIIKFLGFEQIFKNSLTGQPIGGGKGGSDFDPKGKSDFEIMRFCQSFMTELSKHIGPDTDVPAGDIGVGAREIGYMFGQYKKLRGAYEAGVLTGKGIGYGGSLGRKEATGYGTVYFVDEMLKSKGLSFDGSTVVVSGSGNVSIYAMEKAIQFGAKVVACSDSTGYVYDSNGIDLDTVKRLKEVENKRISEYIKEHPEAIYQEGCSGIWTIPCDIALPCATQNELNKEAAELLVSNGVKAVGEGANMPSTLEAVEIFIENQVLFAPAKAANAGGVAVSALEMAQNSARLAWTQEEVDLKLQQIMKDIYSKSQNAAEEYDAPGNLVVGANIAGFVKVADAMIAQGVI; this is encoded by the coding sequence ATGAAAGTGTTAGAAAAAGTAGAAGAGAGCCAAATGCAAATGGTAAAAGAGTATGTAAACCGTTTATTTACAAAAGTTCAAAAGAGCAATCCAAATGAAGGAGAGTTCCAGCAGGCAGTAAAAGAAGTGCTGGAATCATTAGTACCTGTTCTTGTGAAAAATCCGATTTATATCAAACAAGCGGTTTTAGAAAGAATGATTGAACCTGAGCGCTTGATTTCCTTCCGAGTGCCATGGGTAGATGACAATGGAAATGTAAAAGTCAATCGCGGGTATCGTGTTCAGTTTAATAGTGCCATTGGACCTTATAAAGGAGGACTTAGATTTCACCCTTCTGTGAACGCGAGCATTATTAAATTCCTTGGCTTTGAGCAAATCTTTAAGAACTCCTTAACAGGGCAGCCGATCGGCGGTGGTAAAGGTGGTTCTGATTTTGATCCAAAAGGAAAATCAGATTTTGAAATTATGCGCTTTTGTCAAAGCTTTATGACAGAGCTTAGCAAACATATCGGACCAGACACAGATGTTCCCGCTGGTGATATCGGGGTAGGGGCGAGAGAGATCGGTTATATGTTCGGACAATATAAGAAACTAAGAGGCGCTTATGAGGCCGGCGTATTAACAGGAAAAGGAATTGGGTATGGAGGAAGCTTAGGCCGAAAAGAAGCAACTGGTTACGGTACGGTTTACTTTGTAGATGAAATGCTTAAAAGCAAGGGCTTAAGCTTTGATGGTAGTACGGTTGTGGTATCTGGATCAGGCAATGTTTCCATTTATGCAATGGAAAAAGCGATTCAATTCGGAGCAAAAGTGGTCGCGTGCAGCGATTCAACAGGCTATGTTTATGATTCGAATGGAATTGACTTAGATACCGTTAAACGCTTAAAAGAAGTAGAAAATAAAAGAATCTCAGAATATATCAAGGAACATCCTGAAGCAATCTATCAAGAAGGTTGTTCAGGTATTTGGACCATTCCGTGCGATATTGCATTGCCATGTGCGACGCAAAATGAATTAAATAAAGAAGCAGCAGAATTGCTAGTTTCGAATGGAGTAAAAGCGGTAGGTGAGGGAGCAAACATGCCTTCCACATTAGAAGCCGTTGAAATTTTTATCGAGAACCAGGTATTATTTGCTCCTGCAAAAGCAGCCAATGCTGGTGGAGTGGCAGTGTCTGCATTAGAAATGGCGCAAAATAGTGCAAGATTAGCTTGGACACAAGAAGAAGTGGATCTCAAATTACAACAGATCATGAAAGATATATATAGTAAGAGTCAGAACGCAGCAGAAGAGTATGATGCACCAGGTAATCTGGTAGTCGGAGCGAATATCGCTGGGTTTGTAAAAGTAGCGGACGCGATGATCGCACAGGGAGTTATCTAA
- a CDS encoding fructoselysine 6-kinase, with protein sequence MKVIGFGDNVVDKYVDIQTMYPGGNTLNFTVYAKQLGIDSSFMGIFGTDLAAAHNQDTLKKIGVDMSHCKVLEGENGYAMVDLVDGDRVFLRSNKGGISNTSKYQLSVDDLEYIKSFQLLHSSKYSYIESELPKIKSTGVPISFDFSDDFTEEYIEQVAPFVNYSFLSCSHLDETEVKELLKKVYSLGSQIVVGTLGSKGALLYNGTGFYAQAPKLVEAVDTLGAGDSFITAFLLNYVGHSESSEEEELIQESLRKAAEFAATTCMVEGAFGYGLKYEE encoded by the coding sequence ATGAAAGTCATTGGTTTTGGAGATAATGTCGTAGATAAGTATGTTGATATACAGACGATGTATCCTGGTGGCAACACATTAAATTTTACGGTTTATGCCAAACAGCTTGGAATCGATTCTTCTTTTATGGGCATATTCGGGACAGATTTGGCTGCCGCGCATAATCAAGACACGTTGAAAAAAATTGGCGTAGACATGTCTCATTGCAAGGTATTAGAAGGTGAAAATGGCTATGCCATGGTAGACCTTGTGGATGGAGATCGCGTTTTTCTTCGCAGTAATAAGGGTGGCATCAGCAATACAAGCAAGTATCAATTATCAGTGGATGATCTGGAATATATTAAAAGCTTTCAGCTCCTTCACTCCAGTAAATATAGTTACATAGAAAGTGAGTTACCAAAAATAAAATCGACTGGTGTTCCGATCTCCTTTGATTTTTCTGATGATTTTACAGAGGAATACATCGAGCAAGTTGCCCCGTTTGTGAATTATAGCTTTCTATCATGCAGCCATCTAGACGAAACCGAAGTGAAGGAATTGCTTAAAAAAGTATACTCACTTGGTAGTCAAATTGTCGTTGGAACCCTTGGCTCAAAGGGAGCACTTTTATATAATGGGACAGGCTTCTACGCTCAAGCTCCCAAGCTTGTAGAAGCAGTCGACACATTGGGTGCCGGAGATTCGTTTATTACGGCGTTTTTGTTAAACTATGTTGGTCATTCGGAGAGTTCAGAAGAGGAAGAATTAATCCAAGAGTCACTTCGTAAAGCAGCCGAATTTGCCGCAACAACCTGCATGGTGGAAGGCGCGTTTGGGTACGGATTGAAATATGAAGAATAG
- a CDS encoding helix-turn-helix transcriptional regulator — protein sequence MLQLSKNTREQILDLLKKEVSLAVNELTERLNITHMAVRKHLNILEKDHLIRSVEVKQPMGRPLQMYSLTEKGEQLFPKNYESISVEFLRDIQELHGEETIQLLFDKREKRITDEYKLKIQDKKNLSEKIKELASLQNDKGYMTEVNQVDEHSYEMIEYNCPIYAVAKEFKIACRCETDMFKKVVGTEQVQRICCKTDGDDHCRFVFHA from the coding sequence GTGTTACAGTTGAGTAAAAACACCAGAGAACAGATATTGGATTTGCTGAAGAAGGAAGTGTCACTGGCTGTTAATGAGCTGACCGAACGCTTAAACATTACCCACATGGCTGTTAGAAAGCACTTAAATATTCTTGAAAAAGATCATCTCATTCGATCGGTAGAAGTCAAGCAGCCCATGGGTCGTCCCCTCCAAATGTACTCTTTAACCGAAAAAGGAGAACAGCTCTTCCCGAAAAATTATGAAAGCATTAGCGTCGAGTTTCTTCGAGATATTCAAGAACTCCATGGGGAAGAAACGATTCAGCTTTTATTTGATAAAAGAGAAAAACGAATTACTGATGAATATAAATTAAAAATTCAAGATAAAAAGAATTTGTCTGAAAAAATAAAAGAGCTCGCATCGCTACAAAATGACAAAGGCTATATGACCGAAGTAAACCAAGTAGATGAGCACTCCTATGAAATGATCGAGTATAACTGTCCGATCTATGCGGTAGCCAAAGAATTTAAAATCGCTTGCCGTTGTGAAACAGACATGTTCAAAAAAGTAGTAGGTACAGAACAAGTACAGCGAATATGCTGCAAAACAGATGGAGATGATCATTGCCGATTTGTTTTTCACGCATAA
- a CDS encoding superoxide dismutase: protein MTNYTLPTLAYEFNALEPHIDQQTMEIHYGKHHQTYVNNLNAALEGKAELQEKDLVSLLENLNEVPEAIRGAIRNNGGGHLNHTLFWEIIAPAGNAAPSSELGAAIEKAFGSFDSFKAEFTKAALTRFGSGWAWLVVNEQGALEVTSTPNQDNPIMEGKVAILGLDVWEHAYYLNYQNRRPDYIESFFNIINWDAVSSKFEQATK from the coding sequence ATGACAAATTACACATTACCAACTTTAGCTTACGAATTTAACGCATTAGAGCCTCACATTGACCAGCAAACAATGGAAATTCATTACGGAAAACATCACCAAACATATGTAAATAACTTAAATGCTGCACTTGAAGGAAAAGCTGAACTTCAAGAAAAAGACCTAGTAAGCTTGTTGGAAAATTTAAATGAAGTGCCTGAAGCGATTCGCGGAGCTATTAGAAATAACGGTGGAGGACACCTAAACCACACATTATTCTGGGAAATTATTGCTCCAGCAGGGAATGCAGCACCAAGCAGCGAATTAGGTGCAGCTATTGAAAAAGCATTTGGTAGCTTTGACAGCTTCAAAGCAGAATTTACAAAAGCGGCACTAACTCGTTTTGGATCAGGTTGGGCTTGGCTGGTTGTAAACGAACAAGGTGCTCTTGAAGTAACAAGCACACCAAATCAAGACAACCCAATCATGGAAGGAAAAGTTGCTATCTTAGGCCTTGATGTATGGGAGCATGCGTATTACTTAAATTATCAAAACAGAAGACCAGATTATATTGAAAGCTTCTTCAACATCATTAACTGGGATGCTGTTTCTAGCAAATTTGAGCAAGCAACAAAATAA
- a CDS encoding YitT family protein: MIIIFEKFLATMIGSLLLGIGVNGFLVPNHLIDGGILGIALIIHYFFDFQTGITMVALSLPICIFGSLNDRNYFLSNLQGMLLSSLFIDLLAPLRNQFFVSHFLSALIGGVIIGMGVGLMLRYNTSTGGTDLLAKIISETFSFNIALVIIFIDGFIVLAGFTVLELESFINSCVAIITVGLTISFTNRT, translated from the coding sequence GTGATTATTATTTTCGAGAAATTTCTAGCTACTATGATCGGAAGCTTGTTATTAGGAATTGGAGTAAATGGATTTCTCGTTCCTAACCATTTAATTGATGGTGGAATACTTGGAATAGCCTTAATCATACATTACTTTTTTGATTTTCAGACAGGAATTACAATGGTTGCATTGAGCCTTCCCATCTGTATTTTCGGATCATTGAATGACAGGAATTATTTTTTAAGCAATTTACAAGGGATGTTGCTCTCTTCTTTATTTATTGATTTGCTCGCTCCTCTTCGTAATCAATTTTTTGTTTCACACTTTCTAAGTGCTTTAATTGGAGGAGTAATCATTGGAATGGGTGTTGGTTTAATGCTCCGATATAATACAAGTACTGGTGGTACGGATTTATTAGCTAAAATCATTTCAGAAACTTTCTCCTTTAATATAGCGCTTGTAATTATTTTTATAGATGGATTCATTGTTTTAGCAGGATTTACTGTGCTCGAATTAGAAAGTTTTATAAATTCATGCGTAGCTATAATTACAGTAGGACTAACTATTTCCTTTACAAATAGAACATAA
- a CDS encoding CBO0543 family protein, protein MAWHKSNPNFDDIQKVHSELVKMENDYWSTDVLFSIQWWVLLVILIVPWLLWVRYVDRKRIQQILLFGVLLIVLVGILDELGVNLNLWSYPYKLTYLVTKLTAIDYGIIIVIHMFIYQYSKDWKSFLIRNAIFAAIFTFICEPITVWLGIYQLDNWKHIYSFPIYILKASFVKWIVDILLDKFSRKNS, encoded by the coding sequence ATGGCCTGGCATAAATCCAATCCAAATTTTGATGACATTCAAAAAGTCCATAGTGAACTAGTGAAGATGGAAAACGACTATTGGTCCACGGACGTTTTGTTTTCTATTCAATGGTGGGTCCTTTTAGTTATATTAATTGTTCCATGGTTACTATGGGTAAGATATGTAGACCGAAAGAGAATCCAACAAATTTTATTGTTTGGAGTTCTTTTAATTGTATTAGTGGGAATACTGGATGAACTAGGTGTGAATCTTAACCTTTGGTCGTATCCCTATAAATTAACATATTTAGTCACAAAACTAACTGCAATTGACTATGGAATCATCATTGTTATTCATATGTTTATTTATCAGTATTCGAAAGATTGGAAATCCTTTTTAATAAGGAACGCGATCTTTGCAGCCATTTTTACTTTTATATGCGAACCGATTACGGTTTGGTTAGGAATTTATCAATTGGATAATTGGAAGCATATATACTCTTTCCCCATTTATATCCTAAAGGCATCGTTTGTTAAATGGATTGTTGATATTCTTCTTGATAAGTTTTCTAGAAAAAATAGTTAG
- a CDS encoding LL-diaminopimelate aminotransferase: MKLQASAKMDKLTTSIFIDLANRKNELMNSGKDVIDLSVGSPDLPPSSLVMDTISTYSKDPANYGYTLKGTAEFSEAVSYFYKNRYGVELNPRDEVLQLMGSQDGLSHLATAMVNTGEYVLVPDPGYPIYEASVTIAGGVVYPMPLLEENDFLPILEDIPEEVLAKTKMMILSYPGNPVTAIADRSFFEKLVAFAKKHDILVVHDFAYSELIFDDHPQLSFMSIEGAKEVGIEFNSLSKTFNMAGCRIGYVVGNVQALQILASLKSHMDYGVFLPIQKAAVAALTSDFLMLAEQKHIYEDRRNTLIDGLNQGGWEVKTTPATMFIWTKIPQGWTSRQFAFKLLEHAGVAVVPGDAFGAGGEGYVRIALVQPSERLAEAAERIQKFLHTYRPEIN; this comes from the coding sequence ATGAAATTACAGGCATCAGCTAAGATGGATAAACTAACAACATCCATTTTTATAGACTTAGCCAATCGAAAAAATGAACTCATGAATAGTGGGAAAGATGTGATTGATTTAAGTGTCGGAAGTCCCGATTTACCTCCATCGTCATTGGTTATGGATACGATTAGTACATACAGTAAAGATCCAGCGAATTATGGATATACGTTAAAAGGAACGGCTGAGTTTAGTGAAGCGGTTAGCTATTTCTATAAAAACCGTTATGGAGTGGAGCTTAACCCGAGGGATGAAGTTCTTCAGCTTATGGGTTCGCAGGATGGACTATCACACTTAGCAACGGCCATGGTTAACACAGGTGAATATGTGCTTGTGCCTGACCCAGGTTATCCGATTTACGAGGCGAGTGTCACGATTGCGGGTGGAGTCGTGTATCCGATGCCATTATTAGAAGAAAATGATTTTCTTCCTATTTTAGAGGACATCCCGGAAGAGGTGTTAGCGAAAACAAAAATGATGATCTTAAGTTATCCCGGAAATCCAGTAACTGCCATTGCGGACAGAAGCTTTTTTGAAAAGTTAGTAGCTTTTGCTAAGAAGCATGACATCCTTGTGGTACACGATTTCGCTTATTCGGAACTTATTTTTGATGATCATCCTCAATTGAGCTTTATGTCTATTGAAGGGGCAAAGGAAGTTGGAATTGAGTTCAATTCTTTATCAAAAACCTTTAATATGGCTGGCTGCCGAATTGGATATGTGGTCGGAAATGTTCAAGCATTACAAATTCTAGCCTCTCTAAAGTCACATATGGATTACGGAGTGTTTTTACCGATCCAAAAAGCAGCAGTAGCAGCATTAACTTCCGATTTTTTGATGCTTGCTGAACAGAAACACATATACGAAGACCGAAGAAATACATTAATTGACGGACTCAATCAGGGTGGCTGGGAAGTGAAAACTACCCCGGCAACAATGTTCATTTGGACGAAAATTCCTCAAGGCTGGACCTCTCGTCAGTTTGCTTTTAAATTGCTTGAACATGCTGGTGTGGCGGTTGTACCAGGAGACGCATTCGGAGCAGGGGGAGAAGGGTACGTGCGAATCGCATTAGTACAGCCTTCTGAAAGATTAGCAGAAGCCGCAGAGCGAATTCAGAAGTTTTTACATACCTATCGACCAGAAATCAATTAA
- the sda gene encoding sporulation histidine kinase inhibitor Sda: MNSLQRLDDEQLSNIIIRAIKFNLENDFLKFLKNEAIRRLMYSQHDLISKQSLQDALDVIYFKRELELLQYEQSKCTEDTIREQIWIDIQLLQSVIDLATEQIK, from the coding sequence ATGAATTCGCTACAAAGACTAGATGATGAACAATTGTCAAATATCATAATTCGAGCCATAAAGTTCAACTTAGAAAATGACTTTCTCAAATTTTTAAAAAATGAGGCGATACGAAGGTTGATGTATTCACAGCATGATCTTATATCGAAGCAAAGTCTTCAAGATGCCCTTGATGTGATTTATTTCAAGAGAGAATTAGAGCTTTTACAATATGAACAATCAAAATGTACAGAGGATACTATAAGAGAGCAAATATGGATCGACATTCAACTTTTACAATCTGTCATTGATTTAGCTACCGAACAAATTAAATAA
- a CDS encoding nitroreductase family protein, with protein sequence MAEIQAKQGRQAEYDIDPSYLNRWSPRSFLEKEVPEDVLMSVLEAAHWAPSANNSQPWRFVIARSQEDREKFHSFIKEGNRKWCEKAPVFVAILSDKKLGYHAFDTGSAWGYLALQASQKGLITHPMAGFYQDQAREALNVPDDFDIQVIVAIGYQGEKETLPAELQDREQPSGRRPLKELVFEGEYK encoded by the coding sequence ATGGCGGAAATACAAGCAAAACAGGGTCGTCAAGCTGAGTATGACATTGATCCAAGCTATTTAAATCGTTGGTCGCCTCGTTCGTTTTTAGAAAAAGAAGTACCAGAGGACGTTCTTATGAGTGTATTAGAAGCAGCACATTGGGCTCCATCTGCAAATAACTCTCAGCCTTGGAGATTTGTGATTGCACGCTCACAAGAGGATCGTGAAAAATTTCATTCTTTTATCAAGGAAGGAAATCGTAAATGGTGCGAAAAGGCTCCAGTTTTTGTGGCAATTTTGTCTGATAAAAAATTGGGTTACCATGCGTTTGATACCGGTTCGGCTTGGGGATATTTAGCACTACAGGCAAGTCAAAAAGGATTAATCACTCACCCGATGGCAGGTTTTTATCAGGATCAAGCTCGAGAAGCACTAAATGTCCCCGATGACTTCGACATTCAAGTGATTGTCGCAATAGGATATCAGGGAGAGAAAGAAACGCTACCAGCAGAATTACAAGACCGTGAGCAACCATCGGGCAGACGACCTCTGAAGGAGTTAGTTTTTGAAGGTGAATACAAGTAG
- a CDS encoding MBL fold metallo-hydrolase: MKKYENQIPTSMNMNLKSMISMMKDSVTSRSIRRPSIPIQVENFVEGTTSHSRVTWFGHSAFLLELEGKSLFFDPMLGNRPSPVSWAGTKRFSTNLPIEPEELSSIDAIVISHDHYDHLDYSSIRRLKDKTQRFIVPLGVRRCLINWGVPSEKITEHAWGDEVQLEHLTLACMPARHFSGRGLFNRNSTLWCSWVIAGRETKVYYSGDSGYGPHFKEIGDTYGPFDVTLMECGQYDERWSHIHMLPEETVQAHLDVRGDLLIPVHWGAFTLAFHSWIDPIERVTKAASQHQVSIATPKIREIVCIGMDECPRTPWWREK, from the coding sequence ATGAAAAAATATGAAAACCAAATACCAACCTCTATGAATATGAATCTAAAGTCCATGATCAGCATGATGAAGGATTCTGTAACTAGTAGAAGCATTCGAAGGCCAAGCATTCCCATCCAGGTAGAAAATTTTGTAGAGGGAACTACTTCTCATTCAAGGGTTACCTGGTTTGGGCATTCGGCTTTTCTTCTTGAGCTAGAAGGGAAAAGTCTTTTCTTTGATCCTATGCTTGGTAACCGTCCGTCACCGGTTTCATGGGCTGGTACGAAACGTTTTAGCACAAATTTACCGATTGAACCTGAAGAACTTTCTAGTATTGATGCGATTGTGATCTCACATGACCACTATGATCACCTGGATTATTCGTCTATTCGTAGACTAAAGGATAAAACACAAAGATTTATTGTACCGTTAGGGGTACGACGATGTTTAATCAATTGGGGTGTTCCTTCAGAAAAAATTACTGAGCATGCCTGGGGTGACGAAGTTCAGCTTGAGCATCTTACTCTAGCTTGTATGCCCGCGAGACATTTTTCCGGAAGAGGTTTATTTAATCGAAATTCTACCTTGTGGTGTTCATGGGTGATAGCAGGACGTGAAACAAAGGTATACTACAGTGGCGACAGCGGTTATGGTCCACACTTCAAGGAAATCGGTGACACCTATGGACCTTTTGACGTAACTTTAATGGAATGCGGTCAATATGATGAGCGTTGGTCCCATATCCATATGCTACCGGAAGAGACGGTACAAGCACATCTTGATGTTCGTGGTGATTTGTTAATTCCTGTTCATTGGGGAGCCTTTACCCTTGCTTTCCATTCGTGGATTGATCCGATAGAACGGGTTACAAAAGCAGCATCTCAGCATCAGGTCTCCATTGCTACACCGAAAATCAGGGAAATCGTTTGCATAGGCATGGATGAATGTCCGAGAACTCCTTGGTGGAGAGAGAAGTAG
- a CDS encoding mechanosensitive ion channel family protein, producing the protein MDFFSVQLDYDMLKDLGISIGILLLFILFRNLFTKYVFQLILKLSRKTPTDFFTQICLSFERPIGWLFIIIGLYVAMDYFPFIEQHNALFLKFLRSMVIVTITWGLFNLSSPTTGIIMSVNQKINNKIDLILIPFISRTIRVILVAISISIIGQEFDYDVNGLVAGLGLGGLAFALAAKEAVGNLIGGIVIVTEKPFSIGDWILTPSVEGTVEDINFRSTKVRTFSQALVTVPNSTLANEPITNWSRMGKRRITFHLGLNYKSTKDQIQRVVQRVEHMLRNHEDVHPDTIMVAFDQYNDSSLDILLYFFTNTTVWGEHVKIKHEINIAIMAILEEEGVEVAFPSRTIYVSSQESSDLLQTMGSLD; encoded by the coding sequence ATGGATTTTTTTTCGGTCCAACTCGACTATGATATGTTAAAGGATTTAGGGATCTCTATAGGAATCTTGCTTTTATTTATTCTATTTAGAAACCTTTTTACGAAGTATGTATTTCAATTGATTTTAAAATTGTCTAGAAAAACCCCTACTGATTTTTTTACGCAAATCTGTTTAAGCTTTGAACGTCCGATCGGCTGGTTATTTATTATTATCGGGTTGTATGTAGCGATGGATTATTTCCCGTTTATCGAACAGCACAATGCGCTATTTTTAAAATTCTTACGATCGATGGTGATTGTAACCATTACGTGGGGGTTATTTAATCTTTCTTCCCCAACCACAGGAATTATTATGAGTGTGAATCAAAAGATTAATAATAAGATAGATTTAATATTGATTCCCTTTATTTCAAGAACCATTCGTGTGATCCTTGTTGCCATCAGCATCAGTATTATTGGTCAGGAGTTTGATTATGACGTAAATGGTTTGGTTGCTGGTTTAGGACTTGGTGGTCTCGCTTTTGCGTTAGCTGCTAAAGAAGCGGTAGGCAACCTGATTGGTGGAATCGTCATTGTAACCGAAAAACCTTTTTCGATTGGAGATTGGATTTTAACTCCTAGTGTCGAGGGGACGGTTGAAGATATCAATTTCAGAAGCACGAAGGTTCGAACGTTTAGTCAGGCTTTAGTGACCGTTCCGAATTCAACCTTAGCAAACGAACCAATTACCAACTGGAGTCGAATGGGGAAAAGACGAATTACTTTCCACTTAGGGCTAAACTATAAATCCACTAAAGATCAAATTCAAAGAGTCGTTCAGCGGGTGGAACATATGCTGCGAAATCATGAGGACGTTCATCCGGATACGATTATGGTTGCATTTGATCAGTATAATGATAGCAGCCTTGATATTCTCTTATACTTTTTCACCAACACGACTGTTTGGGGAGAACATGTGAAAATTAAACATGAAATCAACATAGCGATAATGGCGATTTTAGAAGAAGAGGGAGTCGAAGTGGCGTTCCCAAGTAGAACGATTTACGTATCATCACAGGAATCCAGTGACTTGCTTCAAACTATGGGTTCTTTAGATTGA
- a CDS encoding STAS domain-containing protein, which yields MKRELRYIGEKIVENEDILAKRISELIDSDYSSSLSKAGAPGQELHAYRAELVRYFGQALYEEKEIIQEHVIHWGKKAARFAMKYQVSLSNALRAVSFYRTILWDVFTDELAEKQFAAITMLDVSKIIDPLIDKVMQVMSEVYEKRTTELMNIAYSAVEELSVPVVVITKGIAVIPLIGTIDTKRAQLIMETVLNEGSRLQLDSLIMDVSGVPIIDTMVADQIYKIITALKLSGIEPLITGIRPELAQTIVNIGLHFNEVITQSSLENALKQLGFRIEKAGNMR from the coding sequence GTGAAAAGGGAATTACGTTATATTGGGGAAAAAATTGTTGAAAATGAGGATATATTAGCTAAAAGAATATCAGAGTTAATCGATTCGGATTATTCATCAAGCTTAAGTAAAGCTGGGGCTCCAGGCCAAGAGTTGCATGCCTACAGAGCGGAACTCGTCAGATACTTCGGACAGGCATTATACGAGGAAAAGGAGATCATTCAAGAGCACGTGATACATTGGGGGAAAAAGGCCGCTAGATTTGCGATGAAATATCAGGTGTCACTAAGCAATGCCTTACGCGCTGTAAGCTTTTACCGAACCATTCTATGGGATGTATTTACCGACGAGTTAGCAGAAAAACAATTTGCGGCCATTACGATGCTAGATGTGTCTAAAATCATTGATCCTTTAATAGATAAAGTAATGCAAGTGATGAGCGAAGTGTATGAAAAAAGAACCACTGAGTTAATGAATATTGCTTATTCCGCCGTAGAGGAATTATCCGTTCCCGTTGTGGTGATTACAAAAGGGATTGCGGTGATTCCACTGATCGGGACGATAGACACAAAACGAGCGCAATTAATCATGGAAACCGTACTTAATGAAGGATCACGTCTTCAGTTAGATTCACTAATTATGGATGTATCTGGTGTACCCATCATTGATACTATGGTAGCTGACCAAATTTATAAAATCATAACAGCTTTAAAACTAAGTGGGATAGAGCCTTTAATTACTGGGATTCGCCCAGAATTGGCTCAAACGATTGTGAATATTGGCTTGCATTTTAATGAAGTAATAACACAATCATCGCTAGAGAATGCGTTGAAGCAATTAGGGTTTAGAATAGAAAAAGCCGGTAACATGAGGTGA